The sequence CGAAGCTCCAATTCCAAACATGGTGGTCGTTCCAAGATTAGAATCTAAGATAAATCATCACAGGTCCTACGATGAGTCGCGATTTCACTCGGGCCCGATGAACGCGTCTTAGTTCCAGAACTGCAGCACCGGAACGGGAAAGGACGCCATATCGTAATGACGACCGCATATGTCGCCGTCACGGCACGTATTGCCGATCCCGTGGTGGACAATGACTGTCGACATAGCGTCGGGAATATACGTTTGGAGTCGTATAGGAGTGAGGCTGGACGTTGTTCCAGCGCAATATCGGGTGGGCGCGTCTCACCGGTCCAATCCGGCGTGGCGGCGATTGTTATTGTCTCGCTCTAGCATGTTGCATCAGAACGACTGATCAAGGGGGCTGCTCGCCGAGCGGCTCGGCGCGATAGGATCGAGGCCAAGTACTATAAGCTTTTGCGGCTTTATCGCGCCCTGCAAAGCTCGACGGCGTCGACCAGAGGAGTTTCAGCTGTGCTCGGAAATCCGCATGTGCTTGCACGATTCGATGTTCATCGCGAACGAGATCTAGTGTAGATTCTGCGCAAGGCGACCGTAGCCTTGTTAATCAATCCGCTTCGTGAGCTTTCCTCTTTTGGTCCGCCAAAAAAGCGGTCGCCGCCTCGCACAAGCAGGTTCGAGGAAGCCGGTCGATCCATCGAGCGAGGTCTGACAAAGGGCACCTGATGTTGGCGCAGTGACTGCCGGCTGAATTGATGATCTTTGCCAATAGCTCTGGCCAACATGAGTCTAGATATCTTGCCACTTGTCTCGATACGACTAGATTAGTTAAGCTAAGATGTATTTATCCTCGGCGGCCATGGTGGAGGATTCGCCATTTGCCTCTTCTTTATTGTTGAAAGTTTCTGGTCAGGCGCATCTGTGCGCGTACAAGCGCTGCTATGCCAAGCTCACCCTGCCTTTTCAAATTGCGTACGGCAGCTCTGCTTCCCGGCGTCAATGCCGATCTTCGAAAACGGCCTTTGAGAGATGGTTAGATCGGTCGTGCGTGTCGTTATTGACATTCCAACGTTTTCACCAGCCCCTCAAGATCTGCCCACAGCTGGTCAATGTTTTCCAAGCCAATGCTAATCCGCAGATAGGTTGTTGAGGCGCTTGAAGCCATAACATCGCGGTCACTGGCGATGATCATTGGGGCCACAAGGCTGCGGGTCCCGCCCCAAGAGGCTCCTATGGCGAACGTCTGGAGACCATCTAACGCGCGATTGACACGTTCCGAAGAAACGCCGTCCACTTGGAGGCTGAAAACACCGGAACTGCCGTTGAAATCACGCTGCCAGATATCATGATTGGGAAACCCAGGCAGACAAGGGTGCAGCACCGGGAAGTTCTCACTCTGAGCCAATCGATGCGCGAATTTTTCTGAAAGTTTGCCAACGTGTCGCAATCGGAGACTCATTGTCTGCATGCCGCGCAGGGCGAGAGAACATTCGTCGGGCGACACGCCGATACCGAGTGACCCCAATGTGAGTCGTGCACGCTGGTAGAGGTCCATATTGCGGAAAATAATCACTCCCAACAGAATATCGGAATGCCCACCAACATATTTCGTGAGTGCTTCCGCAACTATATCAACGCCCAGCTCCAACGGCTTGCACAATAGTCCCGTTGCCCAGGTGTTGTCACATCCGAGGAGCGCGCCATTTTTCTTGCTCAAGCGAGCAATAGCGGGAATGTCGCAGATCTCCATGGTGGTCGATCCAGGAGACTCGATCCACACGAGCCGCGTGCGTCGGGAGCGAAGCCGCGCCTCGAGCTCTGTGAGCCGAGTAGGATCGAAGAACTCTGTTTCTATACCGAGATCGCCCAATACCTTACGCGTGAAGTGCTTTACAGGTGGATAAACGTTATCCGTTACGAGCAGAAGATCGCCGTTTTTAACGACGCTTAATATGGCGGCTGAAATCGCGGCTTGACCAGACGGCACAATGATTGCTCGCTCTGCATTGTGCATGGCGGACAGCTGCCGCTCCAAAGTCCGCGTGGTCGGAGTCCCCGACAGTCCATATGTGTAACCATCTGGTGCACGAGTCGCCCGACCGCGATAGGA comes from Bradyrhizobium sp. CCGE-LA001 and encodes:
- a CDS encoding trans-sulfuration enzyme family protein, producing the protein MRKNTRLDETLCVIPPETPLEGFVSLAIPVYRGSTIVFPDAASYRGRATRAPDGYTYGLSGTPTTRTLERQLSAMHNAERAIIVPSGQAAISAAILSVVKNGDLLLVTDNVYPPVKHFTRKVLGDLGIETEFFDPTRLTELEARLRSRRTRLVWIESPGSTTMEICDIPAIARLSKKNGALLGCDNTWATGLLCKPLELGVDIVAEALTKYVGGHSDILLGVIIFRNMDLYQRARLTLGSLGIGVSPDECSLALRGMQTMSLRLRHVGKLSEKFAHRLAQSENFPVLHPCLPGFPNHDIWQRDFNGSSGVFSLQVDGVSSERVNRALDGLQTFAIGASWGGTRSLVAPMIIASDRDVMASSASTTYLRISIGLENIDQLWADLEGLVKTLECQ